The Colias croceus chromosome 19, ilColCroc2.1 genome contains the following window.
ccctagataaattaaaagataaatccaaaacatacataaaattcaataacattaatatgttACAAATTTACATGTAAGAActatatcattttcataaattttagtCATAAATACAACATACAAACACTATAGCTATGTGTTCGTCTCTTTTTCGTTTCATCGATTTAAGAATCAAAAAATACtatgcaaaataaattttcactttaaaaGTTTCAGTCATTTCAAACAGCACTCACCAATAGGCCCCTTCTTATTCCCGGCGTCCATCTTCGAGTAGTCCACCTCATCATCCGAGTCATCAATCGCGTCGTCCATCTCCCGGAGCCCCGGGTAGCACTCCGCGTAGCCCTCGGGCTCCGCCGCGAGCCGCGACAGCAGCGCTGCGGACCGCTTGTCGCGCTCCTCCACTGTACCCGGCCTTCGCCCCACCGGACCTGGCCCTGGGTACAAGTTACATTTGTATTGTTATAGAAGAATAATTTACACATTTCATAGACGAGACAGTGTGACAAAAAAAAcaacgtgtggcactcggggactgccgcggtaaagctattgcatgctatgccttcaagccacacctccgcccgtcggagtggggagcgtgaggttttttcgttacggaatttctcgattctgtccccgcgctcaaggcccgcgatagaagctatgcaatagcttaaaaatagaCAACCAAGAGAAAAAAACTAAGAAGCTTTGAAGAACCAACATGTTACATTTGtattgttacattttattttgtatttatatatatattggtattattacatacttttttaacatttattcgCCAAGAGAGTGTGACACAAAATAAGGAGACAAccaagaaaaagaaataaaagctATCTAAGCAAGAACACGGCTTATTAAATTGAAAGGAATTGAAAATAGTTGTTATaaccaatattattataagtatgtacATAAATAGTTGTAGATAGGTAACCAAAACAACAATCGATCTTCAAAAACGGCACACTAACGGACTCACGATTAGACCTATCTACCATTTGAATCTACGAAATACAGAATGAATTTACCACCGTTTCGAACAGCAGATTTTACTGCAAACTTTTtaagagaaataaatatatttaaaaaatacattacaacTTACCTTCTTCCTTCTCAGTCTCAACGGGTTTGTCGAAATAGCTCGACCTCGGTCTGTCTTCGCGACGGTCACTTCTCCTATCTCCGGCCACGTAATCACCGATGTCACCGTATATTGAATCATCGTTACGACCCTTTTCACCGCCCTTTTCCTATTttggataaaaaaaataactttataatttcttttatttagtATCTTAGTGCTAATCTTTACAAAAACCTGTCAccaatatatatattaaaagttgaaaaataaaacgagcTACTATAAAACAACAGAGCGACTGATGATGagatattgttttaatgtcTATGCCTGTGAGCCTgtctatatttatgtttttgccTATATCATTCTATAGACTATAGCAAATACTCACTTTCATCTTCTTAAGCTTCCTATGTCTTCCGTGTCTCAAGTAGGAGAATATCTGCGCCAATTTATCGACCACGACATCATTGGCTGCGCTTGCAGAGCTCCGCTCGTCCATCTCGGGCACGTCAGCCTTGCTGCGCGTGAGCGTGGTCGGTATGTCGCTATCTATAGCACCCTCCTCGTCTAACTCGACCACGTACGCCATACGACCGGCCGCGAACAGCTCGTTCCTCGTCACCTTTTTGGACCtattacatatatacatttaaatataccACATgagtgtataaatattttattcctgTGTGGCaagacattaaaataaatgtattttctttgtttcttAAATACAGAGACAAAgctgtaacatttaccacgTGAGTGCATAAATAGTACACAGAAAGCTTTAACATTAACCACATGAGTACATAAATAGTACACAGAAAGCTTTAACATTTACCATGTGAGTACGTAAATAGTACAGAGACAAAGCTTCAACATTTACCACGTGAGTACATAAATTGTACAGAGACAAAGCTTCAACATTTACCACGTGAGTACGTAAATAGTACAGAGACAAAgctttaacatttaccacgtGAGTACATAAATAGGACAgagaaaaaaacaaacatttaccACGTGAGTACATAAATAGTACAGAGACAAAgctgtaacatttaccacgTGAGAACGTTAATAGTACAGAGACAAAGCCTTAACATTTACCACGTGAGTGCATAAATAGTACAGAGACAAAGCTTTAGCATTTACCACGTGAGTACGTAAATAGTACAGAGACAAAgctttaacatttaccacgtGAGTACGTAAATAGTACAGAGACAAAgctttaacatttaccacgtGAGTACGTAAATAGTACATagctttaacatttttgtctattatttattaaaaataaaatcgttCCAGTGATTTTGAAGGTCAGTGATAAACACGAGGATGTGAATAAATAGAAGATGTGTCATCAACTTCACTGGTCAATATGGTCTTAGACGAGGAAACTATACGGAATATTGTATAGGTTATAAATGCCAATGTTATGGTTAGAGATTACTTACGCCCAAGAACAAAACATCGCAGGCTTATTTCAAGGAAAAGATTGCGTTACTACAATTCAATTATGGTACCTAgtacaagaaaataatattcagtaaaacaTGCTACCTACTTCTGTTCCAAGATCATGttgtagatatttttagcCATTGGTGTTTCAAATTGCATCTCTTCCTCCTGAaaccaataaatatttcaaatattttatcctcCGCTAAATGTTTTCGTAATAGGCCATCCACACGTCTGCCGAACAACGTGACAAACAACGAACACATAGGGACGGCGCTATACAGAGAAGAGAGAAGGAAATAAGTACATCTCTTTTCTGGCAGACGTGTGGATGGCCTatgacacacacacacacataatacCTTTGATCTTGATTATCCGGATATACCCTGGTCTCAATTAATTTGGATAATGTATCAATTAACTGTCCAATGTCTAgtggaaaatatatttcaattttcctTTTTGCATTTCAattactgtttattttatttaaaaaatgaaagtacaacaataaaattataaataacagtGCATACGaagtaaacttaaaaaataagaataatcttctaatatataaattccCATGTCgcaatgttagttaccatactcctccaaaacgactggaccgattctaatgaaattttctgtgcatatcggtTAGGTATGAGAAttggccaacatctatttttcgtACCCCTAAGTGATAAGAGTAAGGTAGAATAACGTTTGCAGGGACAGCTAGTACaatcataaattaatgtgTGGTTGCATGCGCCAAAATAAACTGACACTTAGATCTAATAATAGTAAGTgcattatttcttaaataagaCTAATTGATTGTATTCTTAGTCTAATCACATAAAACagtatacaaaaatacatacaacaGGAACTTCCTTCTGCTCCTTGACCTCTTCAACAGGAGCGGTGACTAATCTCTCCATTTCTGCTTCCTGTTCTTGTTCTCTTGTTTGAATTTCTGAACGCACCTATTAAAGAAagtgttatatattttttgttacttaaacacttaaaaaacaacaacaaaattttctg
Protein-coding sequences here:
- the LOC123700342 gene encoding protein Red — encoded protein: MDERSVEDTPASQRLTNEDFRKLLMTPRSTPSGAHPAGSIREAMANAGSMPPPAENKSELRRKKKSYYAALKKQEDTKLAELAEKYRDRARERRDGLQDVNPLDPTSNTSSAYRAVAPDAKSGMDAKERRRQMIQESKYLGGDMEHTHLVKGLDYALLQKVRSEIQTREQEQEAEMERLVTAPVEEVKEQKEVPVEEEMQFETPMAKNIYNMILEQKSKKVTRNELFAAGRMAYVVELDEEGAIDSDIPTTLTRSKADVPEMDERSSASAANDVVVDKLAQIFSYLRHGRHRKLKKMKEKGGEKGRNDDSIYGDIGDYVAGDRRSDRREDRPRSSYFDKPVETEKEEGPGPVGRRPGTVEERDKRSAALLSRLAAEPEGYAECYPGLREMDDAIDDSDDEVDYSKMDAGNKKGPIGRWDFDTQEEYSAYMSSKEALPKAAFQYGVKTQDGRKTRKTKDKSEKAELDREWQQIQNIIQKRKAPKYTSEEPGFKTPRY